A window of Chaetodon auriga isolate fChaAug3 chromosome 2, fChaAug3.hap1, whole genome shotgun sequence contains these coding sequences:
- the LOC143330088 gene encoding odorant receptor 131-2-like, with product MNPRYILYIHLVINDIILLTMFTLLQVLSYIMLTLYVSLCIVVLMIAIFASQNNPLTLAVMAVECYIAICFPLRHAQICSIKKTYIVIGLIWAINTLSVLPELFVAMATESLEFFHSRVFCLRENVFRQPYFKTKRDASNIVFLVIVWLTLFYTYLQILFTAKAAAADARKARNTILLHGFQLLLCMLTYVFYAMIEGLTYLFPKGVLDIRYTVAILVHVLPRLISPVIYGLRDKMFRQYLKRYRICSVQVKTHPHKTLKRPL from the coding sequence ATGAACCCTCGATACATCCTGTACATCCACCTGGTTATCAATGATATTATCCTGTTGACCATGTTCACGCTTCTTCAGGTCCTGAGTTACATCATGTTGACTCTTTATGTCTCTTTATGTATAGTTGTGCTAATGATTGCGATATTTGCAAGTCAAAACAATCCTCTAACACTAGCTGTGATGGCAGTGGAGTGTTACATCGCCATATGCTTCCCTCTGCGCCACGCCCAGATCTGTTCAATCAAGAAAACGTACATTGTGATCGGCTTGATATGGGCGATAAATACACTTTCAGTCCTTCCTGAATTATTTGTCGCAATGGCAACAGAATCCCTGGAATTCTTTCATTCCAGAGTTTTTTGTCtgagggaaaatgttttcagacagcCCTActtcaaaacaaagagagatgCATCCAACATAGTGTTTCTGGTTATTGTTTGGCTCACTCTTTTCTACACATACTTGCAAATCCTTTTCACTGCAAAGGCGGCTGCTGCAGACGCCAGGAAAGCAAGGAACACTATCCTCCTCCATGGCTTCCAGCTACTGTTGTGTATGCTCACCTACGTTTTTTATGCCATGATAGAAGGTCTGACATACTTGTTCCCAAAAGGGGTACTGGACATTCGTTATACTGTCGCAATACTTGTTCATGTTCTGCCTCGACTCATCAGTCCAGTTATTTATGGGCTACGAGACAAGATGTTCAGGCAGTACCTGAAAAGATACAGGATCTGTTCTGTACAAGTTAAAACTCATCCACATAAAACTCTGAAGAGGCCATTATAA